TGTTGCGAGGCGTTTTGGCCGAGCAGCCTGGACGATGGACCCAGATGGCCGCTCAGATTGTGGGCGTCACGGAGGAAACGACCACCGGAGTTCACCGACTATACGAGATGTTGCAGGAAGGCTCGCTGCTGTTCCCGGCCATCAATGTGAATGATTCGGTAACCAAGAGCAAGTTCGACAACAAGTACGGCTGTCGGCATTCGCTCGTGGACGGCATCAACCGGGCGACCGATGTGCTGTTGGGTGGCAAGACCGCTGTGGTCTGCGGTTATGGCGACGTTGGCAAGGGCTGTGCTGATTCGCTCCGCGGTCAAGGGACCCGCGTCATCATCACCGAAATCGACCCCATTTGCGCCCTACAGGCTGCGATGGACGGCTACCAGGTAGCCCGGTTAGAGGACGTCCTAGATAGCGCTGACATCTTCATCACCGCCACGGGTTGCAAGGACGTCATCACCGCTGAGCAGATGGCAGAGATGAAGCACCAGGCAGTTGTCGGCAATATTGGACATTTCGACAACGAGATCGATGTCGCCGGTCTGCCGGCTTTGGCGGAACAGAACAACATCAAGCCACAGGTGGATGAGTGGCGCTTCGCCGATGGCCACTCGATCATCATGTTGAGTGAAGGTCGGTTGCTCAATCTGGGCAATGCCACCGGACATCCGTCCTTCGTCATGTCCAACTCGTTCACCAATCAGGTGTTGGCGCAGATCGAACTGTTCACCAAACCAGATGATTACCCGATCGGCGTGTATGTCCTGCCGAAAAATCTAGACGAGAAGGTGGCTCGACTCCACTTGGATTCACTCGGGGTGGAACTCACCGAGTTGAGCAAACAGCAGGCGGAATATCTCGGTATTGACGTTGCTGGCCCCTACAAGCCAGAGCATTATCGCTACTGAGTGATGCGCACCGAGCGGCCAGCCGACTATCCCGGTTGTCCGGCGACGACTGCTGCGGCAGTCGTTGAGGGGCGCCCACTTTCTCCGACGTCGTGGGGTTGGCCTGACGTATCCATCAGCCTGATTGGGGCTTGGGTCCTCAGTATCGCTTTCGCGATCTTGGTGGCCTTCCTGTCGTTAGCTGACATGGATGTCGATTTCGCGTTGCTCGTTCTCGGTGGTTCGTTGGCCTCGTGGGTGGCGCTGGCCGGTTGGCCGCTGTTTGCGACTCGGGTGTGGGGCAACGGGCCGATGTTGGACCTGGGCCTAAAGTTCCAATCCGCTGATCTGCTGTGGGGTGTGGCCGGGGGGATTGCCGCCTATCTGCTCGGTTGGGTTGCCGCGCTTGCAACCGAATGGGTGGCTGGCTCTTTCGACTCCGCGGCGGGAAACGCCGCGGAAGAGATCGCCCTAAACGGCCACAGCTGGCAACTGGTGCTGTTCGCGATGGTGGTGTTGTTGGGGGCGCCGCTGGCCGAGGAAATCGGCTACCGGGGACTGCTGTTCGCCGCTGTCGTTCGCAGCGGCGTCGCTGGCTGGGGCAGCATTCTGATCACTGCCGCGCTCTTCGCGCTGCTGCACTTTGAGCCAGTACGGCTGGGGGTGCTGTTCGCTGTCGGCCTGGTGTTCGGCTGGTTGCGCCACCGGACCGGCAGACTGGGTGCCCCCGTGGTCGCCCACGCTGTCAATAACCTGCCCGGTGCGCTAGGAATCCTCGCGCTCGCGCCTTAGTGCGTCGCCGATAGCGATGGCTGATTACCCGCAGCGATCTACTCCGATTGCCCGTCTGGAACTGTCGCGGTTGATTCGCCATCAGTGGGTAATGGGCTGCCATCTGATGCAGCAAGGGCGTGGATACCGCCGTCCCTGGTGCCGATGTAGATTCTGCCGTCCCAAACAGCAGGGGTGGATTCGATGCAGCCACCCACTTTCACCTGCCACAGCTCAACCGGTTCAGCGGCAGTGTCGGCCACGTCGTAGCCGCGGACCTTGCCGCTGCAATCTCCGATGACGAGGACATCATCTACAACGACTGGCGACTGCCACGTGGGGCCTGCCAGCCGGAAAGACCATCGTTGTTTACCGG
This portion of the Actinomycetes bacterium genome encodes:
- the ahcY gene encoding adenosylhomocysteinase: RQPLRGARITGSLHMTVQTAVLIETLTVLGAEVRWASCNIYSTQDHAAAAVVVGPTGTESAPAGVPVFAWKGETLTEYWWCTERALDWGERGLNMLLDDGGDATLLIHKGVEFEGAGAVPQATEDDNEEYRVILELLRGVLAEQPGRWTQMAAQIVGVTEETTTGVHRLYEMLQEGSLLFPAINVNDSVTKSKFDNKYGCRHSLVDGINRATDVLLGGKTAVVCGYGDVGKGCADSLRGQGTRVIITEIDPICALQAAMDGYQVARLEDVLDSADIFITATGCKDVITAEQMAEMKHQAVVGNIGHFDNEIDVAGLPALAEQNNIKPQVDEWRFADGHSIIMLSEGRLLNLGNATGHPSFVMSNSFTNQVLAQIELFTKPDDYPIGVYVLPKNLDEKVARLHLDSLGVELTELSKQQAEYLGIDVAGPYKPEHYRY
- a CDS encoding CPBP family intramembrane metalloprotease, producing MMRTERPADYPGCPATTAAAVVEGRPLSPTSWGWPDVSISLIGAWVLSIAFAILVAFLSLADMDVDFALLVLGGSLASWVALAGWPLFATRVWGNGPMLDLGLKFQSADLLWGVAGGIAAYLLGWVAALATEWVAGSFDSAAGNAAEEIALNGHSWQLVLFAMVVLLGAPLAEEIGYRGLLFAAVVRSGVAGWGSILITAALFALLHFEPVRLGVLFAVGLVFGWLRHRTGRLGAPVVAHAVNNLPGALGILALAP